From Pyrenophora tritici-repentis strain M4 chromosome 1, whole genome shotgun sequence, the proteins below share one genomic window:
- a CDS encoding CDP-OH-P-transf domain containing protein, protein MISLLAARVSIPPTTVTALSGTSIGLRSLSRLAQNRQALVPASSRAFYTWIRDDVVRITRLPIVTRIQRPCSIRPTSLFSTSTTRRLKLENEVNSSRSNAEHSNTSTSAKLTTTLKSTLKLDKPRHEQIYNLPNILTFSRLIATPVVGYLIVHNQHFYAFSLFAYAAFSDLLDGWIARRWNLQTVIGSVVDPMADKLLMTTLVTCLAVNGSLPMPLAALILGRDVSLAMSAFYYRYASLPAPKTMARYWDFSLPSAEVHPTTISKFNTFLQLSLLGTLLCTNLLHDPSATTSAAGGLLMSIQDFLGGEQGVKTMIQGISGIVASTTIYSGLEYTWSRKAVVILGGNEALKKKQSFRGRMIMASGFGSFIALAVYLWYNGEAERNIKEEANKKLGTKSV, encoded by the exons ATGATTTCTCTGCTCGCGGCGAGGGTCAGTATACCTCCAACAACGGTTACAGCTCTTTCTGGCACATCAATCGGCCTGCGAAGTCTTTCGCGGCTCGCGCAGAATCGGCAAGCTCTGGTTCCGGCGTCCTCACGTGCCTTCTACACCTGGATTCGCGATGACGTCGTCAGAATAACCAGGCTCCCTATAGTCACGAGAATACAAAGGCCATGTAGCATACGGCCCACTAGTTTGTTCAGCACGTCGACTACTCGAAGACTCAAGCTTGAAAATGAAGTAAACAGTTCTCGCAGTAATGCAGAG CACTCGAATACATCAACATCCGCCAAACTCACCACAACGTTGAAATCGACACTCAAGCTTGACAAGCCTCGTCATGAACAGATTTACAACCTTCCAAACATCCTCACCTTCTCTCGACTCATAGCCACTCCTGTAGTCGGCTACCTAATCGTCCACAATCAACACTTCTATGCCTTCTCTCTCTTCGCCTATGCCGCCTTCTCCGACCTGCTTGACGGCTGGATCGCCCGCCGCTGGAACTTACAGACCGTCATCGGTAGCGTAGTCGATCCTATGGCCGACAAGCTTCTAATGACGACATTGGTGACATGCTTGGCTGTCAATGGGAGTCTACCTATGCCGCTGGCTGCGCTTATTCTAGGTAGAGATGTGAGTCTGGCCATGAGTGCCTTTTACTATCGCTATGCTAGTCTACCGGCGCCTAAAACGATGGCGAGGTATTGGGACTTTAGTCTGCCAAGTGCAGAGGTGCATCCCACGACCATATCAAAGTTCAACACCTTCCTACAATTGAGTTTGCTTGGTACACTTCTCTGTACCAACTTGCTGCATGATCCTTCGGCTACGACTTCCGCTGCAGGTGGTCTACTCATGTCCATTCAGGATTTTCTAGGAGGTGAACAGGGTGTCAAGACGATGATTCAGGGCATCTCCGGTATTGTGGCTAGTACGACCATCTACAGTGGTCTTGAGTACACTTGGTCGAGAAAGGCAGTCGTTATTCTGGGCGGAAACGAAGCACTGAAGAAGAAACAGAGCTTCCGTGGGAGGATGATCATGGCAAGTGGCTTCGGTTCTTTCATTGCACTGGCAGTATATCTTTGGTACAACGGCGAGGCCGAGAGAAACATTAAAGAAGAGGCCAACAAAAAACTGGGTACTAAAAGTGTTTGA
- a CDS encoding DNA-RNApol-7kD multi-domain protein, whose protein sequence is MDKKSSSAGEVDQKEEKGINGKTRMIMSTTTDHASPTTNFSNIPKEEESEQKVPRDASETTATTLKERTQSMEMTGIIHALDPLRIPEEEGRVKTEESALYRSSSIVSDADAQAANDNAFSASNSDSDSSDGLEAVFTAELEIDEDPTTGPKPTSTPPSPAPCPSPVVITPPAPPLVASKPSFQTGMVYLAAEYKPWEIVYQCVACEADVRIRGGGQLPYNLSGGNTEMLRCRECGCRILLKKTRRAMQFEAR, encoded by the coding sequence ATGGATAAGAAGTCATCGTCTGCCGGGGAAGTAGAccagaaggaggagaagggCATTAATGGGAAGACCAGAATGATCATGTCGACGACTACAGACCACGCATCTCCAACCACAAATTTCAGCAACATACccaaagaagaagaaagcgAACAAAAGGTTCCAAGAGACGCATCGGAGACCACAGCCACCACACTAAAAGAACGTACCCAATCGATGGAAATGACAGGAATTATCCACGCCCTGGATCCTCTGCGAAttccagaagaagaagggcgGGTTAAAACCGAAGAATCAGCACTCTATCGATCCAGCTCCATCGTCTCAGACGCCGACGCCCAGGCAGCCAACGACAACGCCTTCTCCGCTTCAAACTCCGATTCAGACTCCTCAGACGGCCTAGAAGCCGTCTTCACCGCCGAACTCGAAATCGACGAAGACCCGACCACAGGCCCCAAACCCACCTCCACTCCACCATCACCAGCACCCTGCCCATCACCCGTTGTGATCACACCTCCCGCTCCACCACTCGTCGCGTCCAAACCCAGTTTTCAAACCGGCATGGTATACCTAGCGGCTGAATACAAACCCTGGGAGATAGTGTACCAATGTGTCGCGTGCGAAGCCGATGTACGCATCCGAGGTGGGGGACAATTGCCGTACAATCTTTCGGGAGGCAATACCGAGATGTTGAGGTGTAGGGAGTGTGGGTGTAGGATTTTGTtgaagaagacgaggaggGCTATGCAGTTTGAGGCGCGATAA
- a CDS encoding amidohydrolase, which yields MKVACLQFAPEVGQVQENIQRADDILSRTRIPDDLDWLVLPEMAFSGYNFHTLDEIKPYLEPTASGVSTKWAQQVAKHYNCHVTIGYPEITDPSTNPTDTQTQYNSTVTVSPQGEVLHNYRKSFLYYTDETWASEGPGSRSHKLANNASPDNPFFTGQLGALGKVTLGICMDINPYKFVSPWSDYEFCSLALSSQSSLICISMAWLCHLTPTELAKDPSQPDVATVAYWVERFQPLVEAKSDRPFYVVLANRCGMEKGLCYAGSSTVIRIEKGVVSLYETAGKSEETCLVVDLDERPKFQVRSGR from the coding sequence ATGAAGGTGGCGTGTCTCCAGTTCGCGCCCGAGGTCGGTCAAGTCCAAGAAAACATCCAGCGCGCCGACGACATATTATCAAGGACACGAATACCAGATGATCTAGACTGGCTAGTCCTCCCTGAAATGGCCTTTTCGGGATACAACTTCCACACCCTCGATGAGATCAAACCGTACCTAGAGCCCACCGCATCCGGCGTATCAACCAAATGGGCGCAGCAAGTAGCCAAACACTACAACTGCCATGTCACAATCGGCTACCCGGAGATTACAGACCCCTCTACCAATCCCACGGACACGCAGACCCAATACAACAGCACCGTAACCGTTTCTCCTCAAGGAGAAGTCTTGCACAACTACCGAAAATCTTTCCTCTACTACACAGACGAGACGTGGGCGTCTGAAGGCCCGGGCTCCCGCTCTCACAAGCTTGCAAACAACGCGTCCCCCGATAACCCTTTTTTCACCGGCCAACTAGGTGCTCTCGGTAAAGTCACATTGGGCATATGTATGGATATCAACCCTTACAAATTCGTTTCGCCCTGGTCGGATTATGAGTTCTGCTCCTTGGCCTTGTCGTCTCAGTCGTCTTTGATCTGCATATCGATGGCGTGGCTTTGTCATCTCACTCCCACGGAACTTGCGAAAGACCCTTCACAGCCGGATGTAGCCACTGTGGCATATTGGGTTGAGCGCTTTCAACCATTGGTCGAAGCAAAAAGCGATAGGCCGTTTTATGTTGTCCTTGCGAACCGGTGTGGAATGGAAAAGGGTCTGTGCTACGCTGGAAGCAGTACGGTGATCCGCATCGAAAAGGGTGTCGTTAGCTTATACGAGACGGCGGGAAAGAGCGAGGAAACTTGTCTTGTCGTGGACTTGGATGAGCGACCCAAGTTCCAAGTGAGGAGTGGAAGATAG
- a CDS encoding 60S ribosomal protein eL39, with product MPSQKSFRTKQKLARAQKQNRPIPQWIRLRTGNTIRYNAKRRHWRKTRLGI from the exons ATGCCG AGCCAGAAGTCATTCCGCACCAAGCAGAAGCTTGCCCGCGCGCAGAAGCAGAACCGCCCTATCCCTCAGTGGATTCGCCTGAGGACCGGCAACACCATCAG GTACAACGCCAAGCGACGACACTGGCGCAAGACCCGTCTCGGTATCTAA